Proteins encoded within one genomic window of Ailuropoda melanoleuca isolate Jingjing chromosome 16, ASM200744v2, whole genome shotgun sequence:
- the CAPRIN2 gene encoding caprin-2 isoform X3: MVQLSSSPFGYQSPSGRSEEGREGNMKSAKPQVNHSQHGESQRAMSPLQSTLSSAASPSQAYETYIDNGLICLKHKIRNIEKKKLKLEDYKDRLKNGEQLNPDQLEAVEKYEEVLHNLEFAKELQKTFSGLSQDLLKAQKKAQRREHMLKLEAEKKKLRTILQVQYVLQNLTQEHVQKDFKGGLNGAVYLPLKELDYLIKFSKLTCPERNESLSVEDQMEQSSLYFWDLLEGSEKAVVGTTYKHMKDLLSKLLNSGYFESIPVPKNAKEKEVSLEEEMLIKSEKKKQLLKTESVKESESLMELAQPEIQPQEFLNRRYMTEVDYSSKQDEEQSWEADYARKPNLPKCWDMLTEPDGQEKKQESFKSWEPSVKHQEVSKPAVSLEQRKQDPKLRSTLQEEQKKQDVSKPKSAPSQWKQEAPKSKTGYIQEEQKKQETPKPWPVQLQKEQDPKKQSPKSWTPSVQNEQDIKSWTTTMCEDQDSRQQETPKSWENNIESQKHPLTPQSQISPKSWGVAPASLIPNDQLLPRKFNTEPKDVPKPMHQPVGSSSTLPKDPVLRKEKLQDLMTQIQGTCNFMQESILDFDKPSSAIPSSQPPSTTPGSPVASTEQNPSSQSDFLQEPLQAASSSVTCSSNACLVTTDQASSGSETEFMTSETPEAAVPPSKQPSSLASPNPPMSKGSEQGFQSPPASSSSVTINTAPFQAMQTVFNVNAPLPPRKEQEIKESPYSSGYNQSFTTASTQTPPQCQLPAIHVEQTVLSQETAQTNVFPRPSQPFVNSRGSVRGCTRGGRLLTNSYRSPGGYKGFDTYRGPPSITNGNYSQLQFQAREYPGTPYSQRDNFQQCYKRGGTSGGPRTNSRAGWSDSSQVSSPERDNETFNSGDSGQGDSRSMTPVDVAVTNPAATILPVHVYPLPQQMRVAFSAARTSNLAPGTLDQPIVFDLLLNNLGETFDLQLGRFNCPVNGTYVFIFHMLKLAVNVPLYVNLMKNEEVLVSAYANDGAPDHETASNHAILQLFQGDQIWLRLHRGAIYGSSWKYSTFSGYLLYQD; the protein is encoded by the exons GAAGCGGTAGAGAAATATGAAGAAGTACTACATAACTTAGAATTTGCCAAGGAACTTCAGAAAACCTTTTCTGGACTGAGCCAGGAT CTACTTAAAGCGCAGAagaaggcccagagaagggagcaCATGCTAAAACTTGAGGCTGAGAAGAAAAAACTTCGTACTATACTTCAAGTTCAGTATGTATTACAGAACTTGACACAGGAACATGTGCAGAAGGATTTCAAAGGGGGCTTGAATGGTGCAGTGTATTTGCCTTTAAAAGAACTTGACTACctcattaaattttcaaaactgacctgccctgaaagaaatgaaagtctgAG TGTTGAAGACCAGATGGAGCAGTCATCCTTGTACTTTTGGGACCTTTTGGAAGGTAGTGAGAAAGCAGTGGTAGGAACGACAT ACAAACACATGAAAGATCTGCTGTCTAAATTGCTGAACTCAGGCTATTTTGAGAGTATCCCAGTCCCAAAAAATGCTAAGGAGAAAGAAGTATCATTGGAGGAAGAAATGCtaataaaatcagagaagaaaaaacaattattGAAAACTGAATCTGTCAAAGAGTCAG agtctctcatggaaCTTGCACAGCCAGAGATACAACCCCAAGAG TTTCTTAACAGACGCTACATGACAGAGGTAGATTATTCAAGCAAACAAGATGAAGAGCAATCTTGGGAAGCAGATTATGCTAGAAAACCAAATCTCCCTAAATGTTGGGATATGCTTACTGAACCAGATGGTCAGGAGAAGAAACAGGAATCCTTCAAGTCCTGGGAGCCGTCTGTTAAGCACCAGGAGGTATCAAAGCCTGCAGTTTCCTTAGAACAGAGGAAACAAGATCCAAAACTCAGGTCCACTCTACAGGAAGAGCAGAAGAAGCAGGATGTCTCCAAACCCAAGTCAGCTCCTAGCCAGTGGAAGCAAGAAGCTCCTAAATCCAAAACAGGATATATTCAAGAAGAACAGAAGAAGCAGGAGACACCAAAGCCTTGGCCGGTTCAGCTGCAGAAAGAACAGGATCCAAAGAAGCAATCTCCAAAGTCTTGGACACCTTCTGTGCAGAATGAACAGGACATCAAGTCATGGACCACTACCATGTGTGAAGACCAGGATTCAAGACAGCAAGAGACTCCAAAATCCTGGGAAAACAATATTGAGAGTCAAAAACACCCTTTAACACCACAATCACAGATTTCTCCAAAGTCCTGGGGGGTAGCTCCAGCAAGCCTCATACCAAATGACCAGCTCCTGCCCAGGAAGTTTAATACAGAACCCAAAGAT GTGCCTAAGCCTATGCATCAGCCTGTAGGTTCTTCCTCGACTCTTCCAAAGGATCCAGTattgaggaaagaaaaactgCAGGATCTGATGACCCAGATTCAAGGAACTTGTAACTTTATGCAA GAATCTATTCTGGATTTTGACAAACCTTCAAGTGCAATTCCATCGTCACAACCGCCTTCAACTACTCCAGGTAGCCCAGTAG CATCTACAGAACAAAATCCATCCAGTCAAAGCGATTTTCTTCAAGAGCCATTACAG GCTGCTTCTTCTTCAGTTACCTGTAGCTCAAATGCTTGCTTGGTTACTACCGATCAGGCTTCTTCGGGATCTGAGACAGAGTTTATGACCTCAGAGACTCCTGAG GCAGCAGTGCCCCCAAGCAAGCAACCGTCTTCACTAGCTTCTCCAAATCCTCCCATGTCCAAGGGCTCTGAACAGGGCTTCCAGTCTCCTCCAGCGAGTAGTAGTTCAGTAACCATTAACACAGCGCCCTTTCAAGCCATGCAGACA GTATTTAATGTTAATGCACCTCTGCCTCCAcggaaagaacaagaaataaaagaatcccCTTATTCATCCGGCTACAATCAGAGTTTTACTACAGCGAGTACACAGACACCACCCCAGTGCCAACTGCCAGCGATACATGTAGAACAGACTGTCCTTTCTCAAGAGACTG CACAGACGAATGTATTTCCCAGACCCTCTCAACCATTTGTCAATAGCCGGGGATCTGTTAGAGGATGTACTCGTGGTGGGAGATTACTAACCAATTCGTATCGGTCCCCTGGTGGTTATAAAG GTTTTGATACTTATAGAGGACCACCTTCAATTACCAATGGAAATTATAGCCAGCTACAGTTCCAAGCTAGAGAATACCCCGGAACACCTTATTCCCAAAGG GATAATTTCCAGCAGTGTTACAAGCGAGGAGGGACATCTGGTGGTCCTCGGACAAATTCAAGAG CAGGGTGGAGTGATTCTTCTCAGGTGAGCAGCCCAGAAAGAGACAACGAAACCTTTAACAGTGGTGACTCTGGACAAGGAGACTCGCGTAGCATGACCCCTGTGGATGTGGCCGTGACAAACCCAGCAGCCACCATACTGCCAGTACACGTCTACCCCCTGCCTCAGCAGATGCGAGTTGCCTTCTCAGCAGCCAGAACCTCTAATCTCGCCCCTGGAACTTTAGACCAACCTATTGTGTTTGATCTTCTTCTGAACAACTTGGGAGAAACTTTCGATCTTCAGCTTGGTAGATTTAATTGTCCGGTGAATGgcacttatgttttcatttttcatatgctaaagCTGGCAGTGAACGTGCCCCTGTATGTCAACCTCATGAAGAATGAAGAGGTCTTGGTATCTGCCTATGCCAACGATGGTGCTCCAGACCATGAGACTGCTAGCAACCATGCGATTCTTCAGCTCTTCCAGGGAGACCAGATATGGCTACGTTTGCACAGGGGAGCAATTTATGGAAGTAGTTGGAAATACTCTACATTTTCAGGCTACCTTCTTTATCAAGATTGA